The sequence below is a genomic window from Lysobacter capsici.
ACGGCCGCATGAGCCTGGCGATCGACGACTGGTCGGCGCGCCTGCGTCACCATCGCGAAAGCTTCGTGCCCGGCTTCCAGCGCTATCAGGCGCTGCGCCAGGAGATCGTCGGGCGCGAACGCCATGCGCTGCGGCTGGACGAATTCAAGCCGCGCCCGCTGAGTTCGTTCGTGCGCAACAAGCTGATCAACGACGTGTACCTGTCGGTGATCGGCGACAACCTCGCCAAGCAGATGGGCACGGTCGGCGAGAGCAAGCGCAGCGACCTGATGGGCCTGCTGATGATGATCTCGCCGCCGGGTTACGGCAAAACCACGTTGATGGAATACGTGGCGCACCGGCTGGGCCTGATCTTCATGAAGATCAACGGCCCCGCGTTGGGTCACGAGGTGCGTTCGCTCGATCCGGAGCAGGCGCCCGACGCGACTTCGCGCCAGGAGCTGGAAAAGCTCAATCTCGCCCTGGAGATGGGCAACAACGTGATGCTGTACGTCGACGACATCCAGCACACCCATCCCGAGTTCCTGCAGAAATTCATCTCGCTGTGCGACGGCACCCGCCGCATCGAAGGCGTGTGGAAGGGGCGCACCCGCACTTACGACATGCGCGGCAAGAAGTTCTGCGTGGTGATGGCCGGCAACCCGTACACCGAATCCGGCGAGGTGTTCAAGATTCCCGACATGCTCGCCAACCGCGCCGACATCTACAACCTCGGCGATGTGCTCGGCGGCATGGAAGCCTCGTTCGTGCTGAGCTATATCGAAAACAGCCTGACCTCGAACCCGGTGCTGGCGCCGCTGGCCACGCGCGAAATGGCCGACCTGTACCGCTTCGTCGCCAAGGCCGAGGGCAAGCCGTTCTCGGCCAACGAACTCAGCCACGCCTACAGCGGCGCGGAGATCAACGAGATCGTCGCCACCCTGGAGCGCCTGATCCAGGTGCGCGAAGTGGTCTACAAGGTCAATCAGCAGTACATCGCCAGCGCCGCGCAGGCCGAGACCTATCGCACCGAGCCGCCGTTCAAGCTGCAAGGCAGCTATCGCAACATGAACAAACTGGCCGAGAAGATTTCGCCGGTAATGAACCAGGCCGAGTTGCAGCAGTTGATCGGCGACCACTACCAGGGCGAAGCGCAGTTGCTGACCTCCGGCGCCGAGGAGAACCTGCTCAAGCTCGCCGAACTGCGCGGCGTGCTGACGCCGGAACAGGCCGCGCGCTGGGCCCAGATCAAGCGCGATTTCCAGCGCAACAAGGCCATGGGCGCGGGCGAGGCCGATGTCGGCGGCCGGGTCGTGGCGCAGCTCAACGATCTGGTCGAAAGCGTGCGCTCGCTGGATTCGTCCGCGAGCAAGGCGGCCGCGGCGCCGGCGCCGGTCGCGCCGGAGAATCCCGCGCCGTGGGTCGAAATCCTCGGTCTGCTCGAACGCGTCGCCGCGGCCCAGGCCGCGCCGCCGCCGCTCGCGCCGACTGCGCCCGCGCCCGATTACGACGCGTTGCTGGAGCAATTGGGGCCGTCCTTGCAGCACGCGCTCGATCCGCTGGTTGGTCGTCTGCACGACAGCGGCGAGCGCCAGACCCGGATCAACGAAGCGCTGGTGGAGATCTTCAGGCAACTCGGCGAACGCGACGTGCATGACGCGCCGACCCGTGCGGAGATGACCGAGCAGCAGCGCGAACTGCAACGCGCGCTCAACGATTTCGCCGACCGGCTCAACGGGCGCGTGCAGCGCTGAGGATCGTCCCGATATGGATTTCACCAAACTCGACCAGACCCTGCGCGAGAGCATCGCCGACTACACCCTCGACAACGGGGAAAAGTTCGAACTGCGCGAGCTCGGCGGCAACGTCGGCGCCGACCGTGTGCGTTACCTGCGCAATCGCGCCTTCGACATGACCCGCGAGTTGATGCTGGCGCAGCCGCCGCGCACGCTCGATGCCTTGCGTTGGCTCGAGCAGGTGGTCAAGACCCTGGACATCGTCGCCGCCGCGCCGGCGGTGGTGTCCAGCGCCTATTTCGCCCCCGGCGATGCGTGTCTGCGCAAGTTGCGCGAGCTGTGCCGCGGGGCCAAGCGCAGCGTCGATATCTGCGTGTACACGATCTCCGACGATCGCCTGACCGAGGAGATTTTGGCCTGCCACAAGCGCGGCATCACGGTGCGAGTGATCAGCGACAACGACAAGAAATTCGACGAGGGCAGCGATGTGCTTCGATTGCGCGAACTCGGCGTGCCGTTGCGGATCGACGACAGCCCGTTCCACATGCATCACAAGTTCGCGCTGTTCGACGGCCGGGTGTTGGCCAACGGCAGCTTCAACTGGACCCGCAGCGCGACCACCAGCAATGAGGAGAACCTGGTGGTGACCGACGATGCGAATCTGGTGCGGTGTTTCGCGGGGCAGTTCGAGGAGTTGTGGGAGAAGTTTGTGCCGGGAGCGGATGCAGCGCGGTATTGAGGCTGGGTTGCGTCGCGATCGGATCGGATTGCGTCAGGGTTGAACGCACATCGGCGCTCCCACGGATTCC
It includes:
- a CDS encoding phospholipase D-like domain-containing protein; translation: MDFTKLDQTLRESIADYTLDNGEKFELRELGGNVGADRVRYLRNRAFDMTRELMLAQPPRTLDALRWLEQVVKTLDIVAAAPAVVSSAYFAPGDACLRKLRELCRGAKRSVDICVYTISDDRLTEEILACHKRGITVRVISDNDKKFDEGSDVLRLRELGVPLRIDDSPFHMHHKFALFDGRVLANGSFNWTRSATTSNEENLVVTDDANLVRCFAGQFEELWEKFVPGADAARY